The nucleotide sequence GCTGTCGCTGCTGTACGGCAGGAACAGGTCGACCAGGGTGCCGGCGCCGTGCGCCGACTCGATCTTGAGGGTGCCGCCGGCGCTCTGCGCGCGTTCGCGCATCACGATCAGGCCCAGCCCGCGCGGGCCGTCCGGGTCGAAGCCTTCGCCGTCGTCGCGGACCTGCAGGTGCAGGCCATGGTCGTGCACGTCATGCAGTTTCAGGTGCACCTGGCTGGCGCGCGCATGGCGCAGCACGTTGGTCAGGCTTTCCTGGGCGATGCGGAAGCAGGCCTGCTCGATGTCGCCCTCAGGGCGGCGCGGCAGTGCGTCGATCTCGGCCAGCAGTTCGATCGGCGAGGAACGGAACAACACCCCGGCCTGCCAGCGCAGCGCCGCTTCCAGCCCCAGCGCGTCGAGCTGCGGCGGGCGCAGCAGGGTGGAGATGTCGCGCAGCTTGCCCACCGTGGTGTCGGCCAGCTGGATGATCTGTGCCAGGTCTTCGCCGCGCCGCTGCGGGTCGGTCTCGTCCTGCGCCGCATACGCGGACAGCTTCATTGCGGTGATCGCCTGGCCGATGTCGTCGTGCAGGTCGCGCGAGATCGCCCGGCGTTCGTCTTCCTGCAGCGAGAACAGCCGCCCGGCCATCGCCTGCAGCTCGCGGTTGCTGGTCTCCAGCGCCTCGCGGATGCGCTCCGGCTCGCTCAGGTCGCGCACGATCAGCAGCTTGCAGTTGCGTCCGCCGTAGCGCACGTCGCCGACGGCCAGCCCGGCCTGGAAGCACTCGCCATCGAGCCGGCGCATGCCGATCACCTCGGTACCGCTGCCGGGCAGCGGAATGCTGGCGAACAGCTGCGCGCGCACCCGGGCCAGGTCGCCGGCCACCACCAGCGCCGACAGCGGCTCGCCGAGCAGGGTGTGCTGGTCATAGCCGAACTGCGCGGCCGCGCAGGCGTTGGCATACAGGACGTGTTCTTCGGACAGGATCACCACGCCGTCGGGCAGTACCCGCACCAGTTCGCGGAACTGCTCTTCACGTTCGCGCAGCAGGCGGCGCGACTGCTCGCGTTCGGTCACGTCCTGCAGGGTGCCGACCACCCGCGGGCGGCCGGCGTCGTCGCTGCCACGCTCGGCGCGCAGGTGCACCATCAGCGCGCGCCCGTCCATGGCCAGCAACGGCAACAGCACGTCGATCTGCACCTGCTCGCCGCGCAGGTCCTGCAGCAGCTGTTCGGTGAGTGCGGCGGTGGCCGGGTCGGCCGGCACCAGCAGCTCCTCGAAGCGGTGCCAGCGCCGCGCCTCGGGTGGGCGCCGGCCCAGCAACTGGTAGACCTGGTTGGAGTAGCGGCCCAGGCCGGTGGCCGGATCCACTTCCCAGGCGCCGATCCGCGCCATCTCGTGCGCTTCCTCGACCCGGGTCAGGGCCTGGTCGCGGCGGCGCAGCGCCTGGTCTTCGCGGGTGCGGTCGATAGCGATCAGCAGCCGTGCCGGGCG is from Stenotrophomonas bentonitica and encodes:
- a CDS encoding PAS domain S-box protein: MPVAPPGPPAQHRRDHPLARALRRDRWRVVLGYLVLALVWILCSDAAVQVLTADLGTAARWQTAKGAFFVILSGAVIYLLLRPLAHHVLQTHLQLEHSEQRHRQLFEGNPGPILVYDLDTLEILDVNPAACSLFGWTREEFTALPMTALWPPGDEPALAAKLEQIRAQPGQLCEITADLQLKDGTARSIEMRSNYLDYAGRPARLLIAIDRTREDQALRRRDQALTRVEEAHEMARIGAWEVDPATGLGRYSNQVYQLLGRRPPEARRWHRFEELLVPADPATAALTEQLLQDLRGEQVQIDVLLPLLAMDGRALMVHLRAERGSDDAGRPRVVGTLQDVTEREQSRRLLREREEQFRELVRVLPDGVVILSEEHVLYANACAAAQFGYDQHTLLGEPLSALVVAGDLARVRAQLFASIPLPGSGTEVIGMRRLDGECFQAGLAVGDVRYGGRNCKLLIVRDLSEPERIREALETSNRELQAMAGRLFSLQEDERRAISRDLHDDIGQAITAMKLSAYAAQDETDPQRRGEDLAQIIQLADTTVGKLRDISTLLRPPQLDALGLEAALRWQAGVLFRSSPIELLAEIDALPRRPEGDIEQACFRIAQESLTNVLRHARASQVHLKLHDVHDHGLHLQVRDDGEGFDPDGPRGLGLIVMRERAQSAGGTLKIESAHGAGTLVDLFLPYSSDSVATPDTLEH